A region of the Sulfurimonas crateris genome:
ACAGCGTAAGCTTTAACGATTTTTTCATCTCGTTAAACGTCAGAAAAAATGGAATGCCCAGGTATTTTTTAACTCAAAAAGAGATCAAGGCGCTCTATTTTTATCTGCAAGAGAAAAAGAGAGAGGATGGCGCGGATGTTAAGTAATTTTGAAGAGGTAAAAGCTGCTTATGAGAGCAGAGATCTGGTAAAGCTCGATGAGTTGGCAGTTCCTACCTATAGGAAGCTAAACAGAAGAAAAGATTTCCGTTCCGTCTTGATGCTCTCATGCAACAATCTGGATCACCTTATGAAGATAGATTCTGTTGAGGCTGATTGTATAATCCTAAATTTAGAGGATGGTGTAAGCAGAGAAGATAAGCCGTTCGGGCTTGTTCTCTGTGCCATATTTCTTTCACATCACAAACATTGCGATAAAAAACTTGTCGTAAGAGTAAATGCTCTTAAAGAGGGCGGATTTGAAGAGATAGCATACTTAAACCAGTTTATGCCAGATGCTATCAGGGTGCCAAAGATAAGAGAGGTAAAAGAGGTAGAGTCTGTTTATGAACTGCTAGATGAAAAAACGGAGCTTCATCTCTCCATAGAGACAAGTGATGCTTGGAAGAACCTCTCTTTACTTAAAGTTGACAAAAGGATCACCACATTTTATCTTGGAATACTCGATCTTTTTGCAGATATGAAACTTCCGCAAAGCCTAATAAGAAGTGATAATCCGACCGTACTCTATATTTTGTCCCATTTTTTGGTCACATGCAGAATAATAGGCGTAAGACCTGTCTCATTCGTTTATCAGGAGTTTAAGAACTTGGATGAATTTCGAGAGTGGTTGTACTTAGAAAAAAATATGGGCTATGATGCAAAAGGGTGCATCTCTCCAGATCAAGTCTCGATCGTAAATGAGGTCTTAGCAGACGAAGAGAGGGAGATAGTAAGAGCAAAAACCATTATAAAGCTTTTTGAATTAAAAAGAGAAGAGGGCATTACAGGCTTTGAAGATGAAGAGTTTGGATTTATTGATGAGCCTATATACAAAGGTGCTTTGGCTATATTAAATAAAAACAGCTAAATTAATATCTGGCTAAATTATAGTAGACGTTATAGCGCACAAGTATCTTCTCGTCCGGTCTTGGGTATCTGCTGTAGGCGTACTCGATCGTCTCTTTTGTCGTATCGTCAAGTACATAGTAACCGCTTTTTTTAAGAAACTTAAAGTCGCTTATGTCCCCGTTTGGATGGAGATAAAACTCTACGACATTAGTTCTGTTGACGTTTATATCTCTTGTTAGATTCACCTGCGCAACTCTGTTTAGCACCTCTTGCGTGATCCTTCTCATAATCTCTTGATTGTCTATAAGATATTTCTGCTGACCGGGAGTAAGTTTCCCGAACATATCTCCGTATAGCTCTTTTAGAGTTGAACTTCCTATGCTGCTCCCCGAGCTCTGCTTAGCCTTTTTCTCATCTTTCTCCTCTTTAGACTTGTCTTCATAGAGCCAGCTGTAAGCCTCTTTTGTTTTTTGCTCTTTTTTCTCTTCTTGAGGCTTAGAGAGCTCAATATATGGCTTTGATGGTGGAACAGGCTCTATTTTAGGTTTTTGTACCGGCTTCTCTTCTCTTCTTTCTTGCGGCTTAAACTCTTTTTGTTCTTGAATTTTTTTCGGTTCATATTTAATGGGAGGCTTTTCGTTTATGGGAGTCACCATCTCTTTTAACTGACTTCCCTTTGGCATAGGTGGCGCTTCTGGGGTGGGCTTTTTGATAACTTCTTTTTTATCCCCCGCATCTTTTGATATCTTTGGCATCTCTTTTAGCGAGACCTTAATTTTATTTTCCGGCTCTTTTTGCTCTTTTTTTATCTCTGGGGCGATAGTACCCAAAAGCCAGAATAGCAGTAGCAGTATAAAGTGAATTAAAAGTGCAACAAACAGGGCAAAAGAGGAGCGATTCAAAGCATAATATCCAGTCGTTAAAATTTGAAATATTATAACTAATATAGATTAATACTACTTTGCTATAATGACAAAAAAATATTAAGGGTGTTTAATGAGTGTAGATGGTTCACTAAAAGCTTTTAAACAAGCGCAAGATTTAATTCCGGGGGGCGTTAATTCGCCTGTAAGAGCATTTAGCAGTGTCGGGGGGACACCTCTGTTCATAGCAGAGGGAAGCGGTGCTTACTTGACGGATATTGACGGAAACAGATATGTTGATTTTGTTCAGAGCTGGGGGCCTCTTATTTTTGGTCATAGAGATGAGGCAATAGAGAGCGCAGTTATAGATGCCGTAAAACATGGGCTTAGTTTTGGGGCTCCGACTCAGGCAGAGAGTGATTTGGCACAGCTGGTCATCTCTATGTTTGATTCAATAGATAAGATCAGATTTGTAAGCAGCGGAACAGAGGCTGTAATGAGCGCTATACGTCTTGCCCGCGGATATACAGGGCGTGATGATATAGTAAAGTTTACGGGGTGCTATCATGGACACAGCGACTCTCTTTTAGTCCAAGCGGGAAGCGGTGCGGCAACATTTGGAAATCCAAGCTCACCGGGCGTACCTGCGGATTTTACAAAACATACGCTCTTAGCAGAATATAACAATATTGAGAGCGTAAAGAAGTGTTTTGCCGACTCTAGCGATATTGCGTGCGTTATCATAGAGCCAATTGCCGGCAATATGGG
Encoded here:
- a CDS encoding HpcH/HpaI aldolase/citrate lyase family protein, with amino-acid sequence MLSNFEEVKAAYESRDLVKLDELAVPTYRKLNRRKDFRSVLMLSCNNLDHLMKIDSVEADCIILNLEDGVSREDKPFGLVLCAIFLSHHKHCDKKLVVRVNALKEGGFEEIAYLNQFMPDAIRVPKIREVKEVESVYELLDEKTELHLSIETSDAWKNLSLLKVDKRITTFYLGILDLFADMKLPQSLIRSDNPTVLYILSHFLVTCRIIGVRPVSFVYQEFKNLDEFREWLYLEKNMGYDAKGCISPDQVSIVNEVLADEEREIVRAKTIIKLFELKREEGITGFEDEEFGFIDEPIYKGALAILNKNS
- a CDS encoding energy transducer TonB family protein, with the protein product MNRSSFALFVALLIHFILLLLFWLLGTIAPEIKKEQKEPENKIKVSLKEMPKISKDAGDKKEVIKKPTPEAPPMPKGSQLKEMVTPINEKPPIKYEPKKIQEQKEFKPQERREEKPVQKPKIEPVPPSKPYIELSKPQEEKKEQKTKEAYSWLYEDKSKEEKDEKKAKQSSGSSIGSSTLKELYGDMFGKLTPGQQKYLIDNQEIMRRITQEVLNRVAQVNLTRDINVNRTNVVEFYLHPNGDISDFKFLKKSGYYVLDDTTKETIEYAYSRYPRPDEKILVRYNVYYNLARY